One Prunus dulcis chromosome 8, ALMONDv2, whole genome shotgun sequence DNA window includes the following coding sequences:
- the LOC117638802 gene encoding aspartate--tRNA ligase, chloroplastic/mitochondrial isoform X2, with protein sequence MSLLRRTVPLLPLRSKPLNPLLSHAFLILKPSFPKPLPKHTSIFSSSSSSSSSTSSSTTPISNPKTPIAPIPLQWVTRTGFCGELSTADVGKRVTLCGWVALHRVHGGLTFLNLRDHTGSVQVTTLPDTFPDAHSAINDLRLEYVVAVEGVVRSRPTDSVNKKMKTGSIEVAAENVQVLNAVRSKLPFLVTTVDDAKDSVKEEIRLRCFRDEDLRADRQPEFTQLDMELAFTPLEEMLKLNEDLIRKVFLEIKGVHLPNPFPRLTYAEAMSRYGSDRPDIRFDLELKDVSDIFSDSPFRVFADTLQSGGVLKVLCVPSGAKSYSNTALKKGDLYNEAIKSGAKGLPFLKVLNDGGVEGIPALVSTMDPTNTEQFLSRCSARPGDLILFAVGHHSSVNKTLDRLRVYLAHELGLVDDSRHSILWVTDFPMFEWNDSEQRLEALHHPFTAPNPEDIKDLSSARALAYDMVYNGVEIGGGSLRIYKREVQQKVLEIVGISPEEAEAKFGYLLEALDMGAPPHGGIAYGLDRLIMLLAGANSIRDVIAFPKTTTAQCALTRTPSQVDPQQLKDLLYQTH encoded by the exons ATGTCCCTCCTCCGCAGGACGGTCCCTCTCCTACCCCTCCGCTCCAAACCCCTAAACCCTCTCCTATCCCACGCCTTCCTTATTCTCAAACCCTCCTTCCCTAAACCACTTCCCAAACACAcctccattttctcttcttcgtcttcttcttcctcctccacctcctcttCCACCACACCCATTTCCAATCCCAAGACCCCAATTGCCCCGATCCCTCTCCAATGGGTCACCCGAACCGGCTTCTGCGGCGAGCTATCCACCGCCGATGTGGGCAAACGGGTCACGCTTTGCGGGTGGGTCGCCCTCCACCGGGTCCATGGCGGCCTCACCTTCCTCAACCTCCGGGACCACACCGGCTCTGTTCAGGTCACCACTCTTCCCGATACGTTTCCCGATGCTCATTCCGCCATTAACGACTTGAGGCTCGAGTACGTCGTTGCCGTCGAAGGCGTTGTCCGGTCTAGACCGACCGACTCCGTcaacaagaagatgaaaacGGGCTCAATAGAGGTTGCGGCAGAGAATGTTCAGGTGTTGAATGCTGTGAGGTCAAAGTTGCCATTTTTAGTGACTACTGTAGATGATGCTAAGGATTCTGTTAAGGAGGAGATACGTCTTAG GTGCTTTCGAGATGAAGATCTAAGAGCTGATAGACAACCTGAATTCACACAGCTTGATATGGAGCTTGCTTTCACTCCTTTGGAGGAGATGCTGAAGCTTAATGAAGATTTGATTAGAAAG GTTTTTCTAGAGATCAAAGGTGTACATCTCCCAAACCCTTTTCCTAGGCTTACGTATGCTGAAGCAATGAGTCGATATGGTTCAGACAGGCCAGATATTAGATTTGATCTTGAGTTAAAAGAT GTATCTGATATATTCTCAGATTCCCCCTTCAGGGTTTTTGCCGATACTTTGCAAAGTGGGGGAGTTCTCAAAGTTTTATGTGTACCTTCAGGTGCTAAAAGCTATTCAAACACGGCTCTAAAGAAGGGTGATCTTTACAATGAAGCAATCAAATCTGGAGCGAAGGGTTTGCCTTTCCTCAAGGTCTTGAATGATG GGGGAGTTGAGGGAATTCCTGCGTTGGTATCTACTATGGATCCAACAAATACCGAGCAGTTTCTGAGTCGTTGCTCTGCCAGACCAGGTGATCTTATCTTGTTTGCAGTGGGTCATCATTCATCAGTTAATAAAACTCTAGATCGACTACGGGTCTATCTGGCACATGAGCTTGGTCTGGTTGATGAT TCCAGGCACTCAATTCTGTGGGTGACCGATTTCCCAATGTTTGAATGGAATGATTCTGAGCAAAGGCTGGAG GCCTTGCACCACCCTTTCACTGCCCCAAATCCTGAAGACATAAAAGATCTTTCTTCTGCTCGTGCTTTAGCTTATGACATGGTTTACAATGGAGTTGAG ATTGGTGGGGGAAGTTTGAGAATATATAAACGTGAGGTGCAGCAAAAAGTTTTGGAAATTGTTGGTATCTCCCCTGAAGAG GCTGAAGCGAAATTTGGCTATCTTCTCGAGGCTTTAGACATGGGTGCCCCTCCACATG GGGGGATTGCTTATGGTTTGGATAGATTGATTATGTTGTTGGCGGGTGCTAATTCCATTAGGGATGTCATAGCTTTCCCAAAAACGACAACTGCACAGTGTGCCCTCACGCGAACACCATCTCAGGTGGATCCGCAGCAGCTAAAGGATCTATTGTATCAGACTCATTAG
- the LOC117638802 gene encoding aspartate--tRNA ligase, chloroplastic/mitochondrial isoform X1 produces the protein MSLLRRTVPLLPLRSKPLNPLLSHAFLILKPSFPKPLPKHTSIFSSSSSSSSSTSSSTTPISNPKTPIAPIPLQWVTRTGFCGELSTADVGKRVTLCGWVALHRVHGGLTFLNLRDHTGSVQVTTLPDTFPDAHSAINDLRLEYVVAVEGVVRSRPTDSVNKKMKTGSIEVAAENVQVLNAVRSKLPFLVTTVDDAKDSVKEEIRLRYRCLDLRRQQMHSNMMLRHKVVKLIRRHLEDVHGFVEIETPILSRSTPEGARDYLVPSRVQPGTFYALPQSPQLFKQMLMVSGFDKYYQIARCFRDEDLRADRQPEFTQLDMELAFTPLEEMLKLNEDLIRKVFLEIKGVHLPNPFPRLTYAEAMSRYGSDRPDIRFDLELKDVSDIFSDSPFRVFADTLQSGGVLKVLCVPSGAKSYSNTALKKGDLYNEAIKSGAKGLPFLKVLNDGGVEGIPALVSTMDPTNTEQFLSRCSARPGDLILFAVGHHSSVNKTLDRLRVYLAHELGLVDDSRHSILWVTDFPMFEWNDSEQRLEALHHPFTAPNPEDIKDLSSARALAYDMVYNGVEIGGGSLRIYKREVQQKVLEIVGISPEEAEAKFGYLLEALDMGAPPHGGIAYGLDRLIMLLAGANSIRDVIAFPKTTTAQCALTRTPSQVDPQQLKDLLYQTH, from the exons ATGTCCCTCCTCCGCAGGACGGTCCCTCTCCTACCCCTCCGCTCCAAACCCCTAAACCCTCTCCTATCCCACGCCTTCCTTATTCTCAAACCCTCCTTCCCTAAACCACTTCCCAAACACAcctccattttctcttcttcgtcttcttcttcctcctccacctcctcttCCACCACACCCATTTCCAATCCCAAGACCCCAATTGCCCCGATCCCTCTCCAATGGGTCACCCGAACCGGCTTCTGCGGCGAGCTATCCACCGCCGATGTGGGCAAACGGGTCACGCTTTGCGGGTGGGTCGCCCTCCACCGGGTCCATGGCGGCCTCACCTTCCTCAACCTCCGGGACCACACCGGCTCTGTTCAGGTCACCACTCTTCCCGATACGTTTCCCGATGCTCATTCCGCCATTAACGACTTGAGGCTCGAGTACGTCGTTGCCGTCGAAGGCGTTGTCCGGTCTAGACCGACCGACTCCGTcaacaagaagatgaaaacGGGCTCAATAGAGGTTGCGGCAGAGAATGTTCAGGTGTTGAATGCTGTGAGGTCAAAGTTGCCATTTTTAGTGACTACTGTAGATGATGCTAAGGATTCTGTTAAGGAGGAGATACGTCTTAG ATACCGGTGCCTTGATCTACGCCGTCAACAAATGCATTCAAACATGATGTTGCGGCATAAAGTTGTGAAATTGATTCGGAGACATCTCGAGGATGTACATGGTTTTGTAGAG ATTGAGACTCCAATACTCTCTAGATCTACACCAGAAGGTGCCCGAGATTATTTAGTGCCCTCAAGAGTTCAG CCAGGAACATTTTATGCTTTGCCTCAAAGTCCACAACTGTTCAAGCAAATGTTAATGGTTTCTGGTTTTGATAAGTATTATCAAATAGCAAG GTGCTTTCGAGATGAAGATCTAAGAGCTGATAGACAACCTGAATTCACACAGCTTGATATGGAGCTTGCTTTCACTCCTTTGGAGGAGATGCTGAAGCTTAATGAAGATTTGATTAGAAAG GTTTTTCTAGAGATCAAAGGTGTACATCTCCCAAACCCTTTTCCTAGGCTTACGTATGCTGAAGCAATGAGTCGATATGGTTCAGACAGGCCAGATATTAGATTTGATCTTGAGTTAAAAGAT GTATCTGATATATTCTCAGATTCCCCCTTCAGGGTTTTTGCCGATACTTTGCAAAGTGGGGGAGTTCTCAAAGTTTTATGTGTACCTTCAGGTGCTAAAAGCTATTCAAACACGGCTCTAAAGAAGGGTGATCTTTACAATGAAGCAATCAAATCTGGAGCGAAGGGTTTGCCTTTCCTCAAGGTCTTGAATGATG GGGGAGTTGAGGGAATTCCTGCGTTGGTATCTACTATGGATCCAACAAATACCGAGCAGTTTCTGAGTCGTTGCTCTGCCAGACCAGGTGATCTTATCTTGTTTGCAGTGGGTCATCATTCATCAGTTAATAAAACTCTAGATCGACTACGGGTCTATCTGGCACATGAGCTTGGTCTGGTTGATGAT TCCAGGCACTCAATTCTGTGGGTGACCGATTTCCCAATGTTTGAATGGAATGATTCTGAGCAAAGGCTGGAG GCCTTGCACCACCCTTTCACTGCCCCAAATCCTGAAGACATAAAAGATCTTTCTTCTGCTCGTGCTTTAGCTTATGACATGGTTTACAATGGAGTTGAG ATTGGTGGGGGAAGTTTGAGAATATATAAACGTGAGGTGCAGCAAAAAGTTTTGGAAATTGTTGGTATCTCCCCTGAAGAG GCTGAAGCGAAATTTGGCTATCTTCTCGAGGCTTTAGACATGGGTGCCCCTCCACATG GGGGGATTGCTTATGGTTTGGATAGATTGATTATGTTGTTGGCGGGTGCTAATTCCATTAGGGATGTCATAGCTTTCCCAAAAACGACAACTGCACAGTGTGCCCTCACGCGAACACCATCTCAGGTGGATCCGCAGCAGCTAAAGGATCTATTGTATCAGACTCATTAG